One segment of Oreochromis niloticus isolate F11D_XX linkage group LG8, O_niloticus_UMD_NMBU, whole genome shotgun sequence DNA contains the following:
- the LOC106098356 gene encoding integrin alpha-M has translation MDWIIHATLFSSVLNAALCFNIDPAAWKALNNSAAGFGYQVVQRQSDLLVSAPLEQYSQNGRGKVYSCTTSSPNCQNIQIEAPDFAVNISLGLTMKSDPTTQNTVVCGPTIPKDCKSITMYNGVCFHMDRSNTFGLPIPSSPDVCPTQVDIAFLLDGSGSVSISDFQTMTKFVEDLIKSFLSVDAQFSVSQFSSLPQVHFYFKKFSSSGSLKTEIDGIKQLGGSTHTAKAIRHVVNNVFTPQRGSRPDVKKVLIVITDGQSNDRYDLGNAAQLAGNQNIVRFAIGVGNAFIQPEAKKELRTIASSPSDNHVFQVQNFNALEIIRQSLQDKIFSIEGSQTGGVSLKMEMSQEGFSAVIVPEGIQMSIVGANQWRGGYVQYTTGGQKLKTYEDVSLEPDSYLGYSMATAETQSGSLTIVGAPRYKHRGVVVAVNRESLENQKIEPLVSQYQTGEYFGAEVCTMDINNDDITDLIFISAPMYMEPDREGRVYVCRLTGLFVECNFDDPLVLRGHAAVKGRFGSSLAVLPDLNSDGFRDLAVGAPLENNGEGSIYIFQSEGGGRISPTYSQRIIGSQVQSGLKFFGLSISQSSFDQSGDELPDLAVGSKGKVVLLRSRPIVMVKAEVSFSPIQIPTQNVICSKPLENTAEICFTMSRVSTVNTAQARINYTLTLDATRKPPSNRAYVGGKREQSGSLTVDLLRKNCSTVKFLVEACPEDALNSLSNELKFKFDGLPSNRNLRPSLAQQAQTATIYPLRFEINCGTDNKCVDNLEVDFNFTRSSEVKVGIDELLNVTISVENRGENSYNSRVILTYPAGLSYRKFTIQQGRIECKSLDSEDGLSRGRTDCTIDKPIFKSKTKAFFIVSYGIETNTQLERKIFITANATSGNQENAITSEIYKKKWIDVKYSIFMTFENSLSYSNFTFGMNNLQIPVQQLIKVTNDIRALNFTVVIKVPVKLGEKEIWVNLSSLQIADCQRGNDEEPSVKDFVPKIQKDKVVDCSVAMCTVFKCNTFMGRLQSRTYEISANLSSGWIEQIGLQSAKFLLTSTATVEYDQSQYIYFSTVSNNNPPVRKIIVEVEVYPQPNFTKEIIGGSLGGLAFLALLTAGLYKAGFFKSKYSQMMNENAETDQEPGTDGNESQTE, from the exons ATGGACTGGATAATTCATGCTACACTGTTCTCATCAG TGTTAAATGCTGCACTTTGTTTCAATATTGATCCCGCGGCATGGAAGGCCCTGAATAACTCTGCTGCTGGTTTTGGGTACCAGGTGGTTCAAAGACAATCAGA TTTGCTCGTCAGTGCTCCCCTTGAACAGTATTCACAAAATGGAAGAGGGAAAGTATATAGCTGCACCACATCTTCCCCAAACTGCCAAAATATCCAAATTGAAG CACCAGATTTTGCAGTAAACATTTCTCTTGGTCTGACAATGAAAAGTGATCCCACGACACAAAACACTGTG GTGTGTGGTCCAACCATTCCAAAGGACTGCAAAAGTATCACCATGTACAATGGTGTGTGCTTTCACATGGACCGATCTAATACATTTGGATTGCCCATACCTTCTTCTCCAGACG TGTGCCCGACACAAGTAGACATTGCTTTTCTGTTGGATGGTTCAGGCAGCGTATCTATCTCTGATTTTCAAACAATGACAAAGTTTGTGGAAGATCTAATCAAGTCATTTCTGTCAGTTGATGCACAG ttttctgtttcccaGTTCTCCTCGTTACCTcaggttcatttttatttcaagaaATTTTCCTCATCTGGATCACTGAAGACTGAAATCGATGGAATCAAACAGCTGGGGGGATCTACTCATACAGCTAAGGCCATCAGACATGTTGT AAACAACGTTTTCACACCACAAAGAGGTTCCAGACCAGATGTGAAGAAAGTCTTGATAGTAATAACTGATGGACAATCTAATGACCGGTATGACCTAGGAAATGCAGCACAGCTAGCAGGAAATCAAAACATTGTTCGATTTGCGATTGGG GTGGGGAATGCATTTATTCAGCCTGAAGCAAAAAAAGAACTGCGCACCATTGCATCGTCTCCCTCAGACAATCACGTGTTTCAAGTGCAGAACTTCAACGCACTTGAAATAATCCGGCAGAGTTTGCAGGACAAAATTTTTTCCATTGAAG gATCTCAAACCGGTGGAGTCTCACTGAAAATGGAAATGTCTCAAGAGGGATTCAGTGCAGTTATTGTGCCCGAG GGAATTCAGATGTCTATTGTTGGTGCAAACCAGTGGAGGGGAGGCTACGTGCAATACACAACAGGAGGCCAGAAGCTGAAAACATATGAGGATGTGTCTTTGGAGCCTGACAGTTATCTTG GTTACTCCATGGCAACTGCTGAAACCCAAAGTGGTTCCCTGACAATTGTTGGTGCTCCAAGATATAAACACAGAGGAGTTGTGGTCGCTGTTAACAGAGAAAGCTTAGAAAACCAAAAAATAGAGCCCTTGGTATCACAG TATCAGACTGGTGAATATTTTGGGGCAGAGGTGTGTACCATGGACATAAATAATGATGACATCACTGATCTAATCTTCATATCAGCCCCAATGTACATGGAGCCTGATAGAGAGGGAAGAGTTTATGTTTGCAGATTAACTGGTTTG TTTGTGGAGTGTAATTTTGATGATCCGTTAGTACTAAGAGGACATGCAGCTGTCAAAGGAAGGTTCGGCTCTTCTCTTGCTGTACTGCCTGATCTAAACTCAGATGGATTCAGGGATTTGGCAGTTGGAGCACCTTTGGAGAATAATGGTGAAGGCAGCATCTACATATTCCAGagtgaaggaggaggaagaatcaGTCCTACTTACTCACAG AGAATTATTGGCTCTCAGGTCCAGTCAGGACTGAAGTTCTTTGGCCTGTCAATCAGTCAGTCGTCTTTTGACCAGAGTGGTGATGAACTTCCTGACTTAGCGGTGGGTTCAAAGGGTAAAGTTGTTTTACTGAG ATCAAGACCCATAGTAATGGTTAAAGCTGAGGTGTCATTCAGCCCAATCCAAATCCCTACTCAGAATGTAATCTGCTCAAAACCATTGGAGAACACAGCTGAAATTTGCTTTACCATGAGCAGAGTGTCTACAGTCAACACAG CTCAAGCAAGGATTAATTACACTTTAACACTGGATGCCACTCGCAAACCTCCAAGCAACCGAGCATATGTTGGTGGGAAACGAGAGCAGTCAGGATCACTTACTGTGGACTTACTAAGAAAAAATTGCTCAACTGTGAAGTTCCTTGTTGAG GCCTGTCCAGAAGATGCTCTCAATTCACTTTCCAATGAGCTCAAATTCAAGTTTGATGGTTTGCCCTCAAACAGAAATCTCAGACCAAGCCTTGCCCAGCAGGCTCAAACAGCAACCATTTATCCT TTACGGTTTGAGATCAATTGTGGAACTGACAACAAATGTGTTGATAACCTGGAAGTGGATTTCAATTTCACCAG ATCCTCAGAGGTTAAAGTGGGCATTGATGAGCTTTTGAATGTCACAATCTCAGTGGAGAACAGAGGGGAAAACTCCTACAACAGCCGTGTTATTCTCACGTACCCAGCTGGACTCTCCTACAGGAAGTTCACCATTCAGCAG GGAAGAATTGAGTGCAAGTCCTTGGACAGTGAAGATGGTTTATCCCGTGGAAGGACAGACTGTACTATTGACAAGCCAATTTTCAAGAGCAAAACTAAG GCTTTCTTCATTGTCTCATATGGTATCGAAACAAACACTCAACTAGAGAGGAAGATCTTTATCACTGCTAATGCCACCAG TGGAAATCAGGAGAACGCTATTACAAGTGAAATCTACAAAAAGAAATGGATTGATGTGAAATACAGCATTTTCATGACATTTGAAAA CTCCCTCAGCTACAGCAATTTCACTTTTGGGATGAATAATTTGCAGATACCAGTCCAACAATTAATCAAg GTAACAAATGATATCAGAGCGCTTAATTTCACTGTGGTGATCAAGGTTCCAGTGAAGCTTGGTGAAAAAGAGATTTGGGTGAATTTGAGCAGCCTACAG ATTGCAGACTGTCAGAGAGGAAACGATGAAGAACCAAGTGTCAAAGATTTTGTTCCAAAGATACAAAAGGATAAAGTGGTG GACTGCTCTGTAGCCATGTGCACAGTGTTCAAGTGCAACACATTCATGGGAAGACTGCAGAGCAGGACATACGAAATATCTGCTAACCTCAGTTCAGGATGGATAGAGCAG ATTGGACTTCAATCTGCCAAATTCCTCTTGACCAGTACAGCCACTGTGGAGTATGACCAAAGCCAATACATCTACTTTTCAACGGTGTCTAACAACAACCCTCCTGTTCGCAAG ATTATAGTCGAGGTAGAAGTATATCCGCAGCCAAATTTCACCAAAGAGATTATAGGAGGATCCCTGGGAGGGTTGGCTTTTCTGGCTTTACTCACTGCTGGCCTGTATAAG GCTGGGTTTTTCAAGAGTAAATATTCACAGATGATGAATGAAAATGCAGAGACCGATCAGGAACCGGGGACTGATGGAAATGAATCCCAAACAGAATAA